The following are from one region of the Mustela lutreola isolate mMusLut2 chromosome 9, mMusLut2.pri, whole genome shotgun sequence genome:
- the ZNF341 gene encoding zinc finger protein 341 isoform X1, with the protein MAQTIFEALEGMDNQTVLAVQSLLDGQGAVPDPTGQSVNAPPAIQPLDDEDVFLCGKCKKQFNSLPAFMTHKREQCQGNAPPLATVSLATNSIYTPSAAPAAVQQAPPPANRQISTYITVPPSPLIQTLVQGNILVSDDVLMSAMSAFTSLDQPMSQGPPPVQSSLNMHSAPSYLTQPPPPPPPPPPLPPPPPPQPPPPPPQSLGPPGRPNPGGNGVVEVYSATAPLAGSGTVEIQALGMQPYPPLEVPNQCVEAPVYPTPPVYSPGKQGFKPKGPNPAAPMTSATGGTVATFDSPPTLKTRRAKGASGLPEAAGKPKPQKLKCSYCDKSFTKNFDLQQHIRSHTGEKPFQCIACGRAFAQKSNVKKHMQTHKVWPPGRSGGTVSRNSVTVQVMALNPSRQEDEENTGLGQSLSGAPQPQALPAADEDEGDKLEAKQVVLIDSSYLCQFCPSKFSTYFQLKSHMTQHKNEQVYKCVVKSCAQTFPKLDTFLEHIKSHQEELSYRCHLCGKDFPSLYDLGVHQYSHSLLPQHSPKKDSAVYKCVKCVNKYSTPEALEHHLQTATHNFPCPHCQKVFPCERYLRRHLPTHGSGGRFKCQVCKKFFRREHYLKLHAHIHSGEKPYKCSVCESAFNRKDKLKRHMLIHEPFKKYKCPFSTHTGCSKEFNRPDKLKAHILSHSGMKLHKCALCSKSFSRRAHLAEHQRAHTGNYKFRCAGCAKGFSRHKYLKDHRCRLGPQKDKDLQARRPSRRRAAPRSGSSGGRKVVTPLPDPLGLEELKDAGAGSVSEAAPGKPPFSEPDAVLSIVVGGPVGGEPELVVPGHAESLGSNLALAELQAGAEGPCAMLAVPVYIQASE; encoded by the exons ATGGCGCAGACGATTTTCGAGGCCCTGGAGG gaATGGACAATCAGACTGTCCTGGCTGTCCAGTCACTGTTGGACGGCCAAGGAGCAGTCCCTGATCCAACAGGCCAGAGTGTCAATGCACCTCCTGCTATCCAGCCACTGG ACGATGAGGATGTCTTTCTCTGCGGAAAGTGTAAGAAGCAGTTCAACTCGCTGCCAGCATTTATGACCCACAAGCGGGAACAGTGCCAGGGGAATGCCCCGCCCCTGGCCACCGTCTCATTGGCCACCAACAGCATCTACACCCCTTCGGCAGCCCCTGCAGCTGTCCAGCAGGCCCCGCCTCCTGCCAATCGCCAG ATCTCCACGTACATTACCGTGCCCCCATCCCCGCTGATCCAGACCCTGGTGCAGGGGAACATCTTGGTGAGTGATGACGTGCTAATGTCTGCCATGTCGGCCTTCACGTCCTTGGACCAGCCCATGTCCCAGGGCCCCCCACCTGTGCAG AGCAGCCTGAACATGCATTCCGCACCAAGCTACCTCACCCAGCCTCCGCCACCTCCTCCACCCCCTCcgccactgcccccacccccaccaccccaacccccaccgcccccaccccagagccTGGGGCCCCCTGGGCGTCCCAACCCTGGCGGCAATGGCGTGGTGGAGGTGTACAGTGCCACAGCGCCCCTGGCTGGGAGTGGCACGGTGGAGATCCAGGCATTGGGAATGCAGCCTTACCCACCCCTGGAG GTGCCAAACCAGTGTGTGGAGGCTCCAGTATACCCCACCCCTCCAGTGTACAGCCCTGGCAAACAGGGATTCAAACCGAAAGGACCAAACCCGGCTGCCCCCATGACCAGCGCTACAGGGGGCACGGTGGCCACCTTTGACTCCCCACCAACACTGAAGACCCGCCGGGCCAAAGGTGCCAGTGGACTCCCAGAAG CTGCAGGGAAGCCCAAGCCTCAAAAACTCAAGTGCTCGTACTGTGACAAGTCATTCACCAAAAACTTCGACCTGCAGCAGCACATCCGAAG CCACACCggtgagaagcccttccagtgcATTGCATGTGGCCGTGCCTTTGCCCAGAAATCTAATGTCAAGAAACACATGCAGACTCATAAGGTGTGGCCTCCAGGGCGGAGTGGTGGCACTGTCTCTCGCAACTCTGTGACCGTACAGGTCATGGCCCTCAACCCCAGCAGGCAGGAGGATGAGGAAAACACAG GATTGGGCCAGTCCCTGTCAGGTGCCCCACAGCCCCAGGCCTTGCCTGCTGCAGATGAGGACGAAGGGGACAAACTAGAGGCCAAGCAGGTTGTCCTCATCGATAGCTCCTACCTGTGCCAGTTCTGCCCCAGCAAGTTTAGCACCTACTTCCAGCTCAAGTCCCACATGACCCAGCATAAGAATGAGCAG GTATACAAGTGTGTGGTCAAGAGCTGTGCGCAGACGTTCCCAAAGCTCGACACCTTTCTGGAGCATATCAAGAGCCACCAGGAGGAGCTGAGCTATCGCTGCCACCTCTGTGGCAAGGACTTCCCCTCGCTCTATGATCTGGGCGTGCACCAGTACTCCCACAGCCTCCTGCCGCAGCACAGCCCTAAGAAGGACAGCGCAGTCTACAA GTGTGTCAAATGTGTCAACAAATACTCAACCCCCGAGGCCCTGGAACACCACCTGCAGACCGCCACTCACAACTTCCCCTGCCCTCACTGCCAGAAG GTGTTTCCTTGTGAGCGCTACCTGCGGCGCCACCTGCCCACCCACGGCAGTGGCGGCAGGTTCAAGTGCCAGGTGTGCAAGAAGTTCTTCCGGCGGGAGCACTACCTCAAACTGCATGCTCACATCCACTCAG GTGAGAAGCCCTACAAATGCTCAGTGTGCGAGTCCGCATTCAACCGTAAGGACAAACTGAAGAGACACATGTTGATCCATGAGCCATTCAAGAAATACAAATGCCCCTTCTC GACACACACGGGCTGCAGTAAAGAGTTCAACCGGCCAGACAAGCTGAAGGCGCATATCCTCTCCCACTCTG GCATGAAGCTCCACAAGTGTGCCCTGTGCAGCAAGTCCTTCAGCCGCCGCGCCCACCTCGCGGAGCACCAGCGTGCCCACACCGGCAACTACAAGTTCCGCTGCGCCGGCTGTGCCAAGGGCTTTTCCCGACACAAATACCTCAAAGATCACCGCTGCCGCCTTGGCCCCCAGAAGGATAAGGACCTGCAAGCCCGGCGGCCCTCCCGGAGAAGGGCAGCACCCCGCAGTGGCAGCAGTGGCGGGCGTAAGGTGGTAACCCCCCTGCCTGACCCGCTGGGGCTGGAGGAGCTGAAGGACGCTGGGGCTGGGTCAGTGTCCGAGGCTGCCCCAGGCAAGCCGCCCTTCTCAGAGCCAGACGCAGTGCTGTCCATTGTGGTGGGTGGCCCAGTGGGGGGTGAACCGGAGCTGGTAGTGCCCGGGCATGCAGAGAGCCTGGGCTCCAACCTGGCGCTGGCAGAGCTGCAGGCCGGGGCCGAGGGCCCATGTGCCATGCTAGCTGTGCCTGTCTACATCCAGGCCTCAGAGTGA
- the ZNF341 gene encoding zinc finger protein 341 isoform X2: MAQTIFEALEGMDNQTVLAVQSLLDGQGAVPDPTGQSVNAPPAIQPLDDEDVFLCGKCKKQFNSLPAFMTHKREQCQGNAPPLATVSLATNSIYTPSAAPAAVQQAPPPANRQISTYITVPPSPLIQTLVQGNILVSDDVLMSAMSAFTSLDQPMSQGPPPVQSSLNMHSAPSYLTQPPPPPPPPPPLPPPPPPQPPPPPPQSLGPPGRPNPGGNGVVEVYSATAPLAGSGTVEIQALGMQPYPPLEVPNQCVEAPVYPTPPVYSPGKQGFKPKGPNPAAPMTSATGGTVATFDSPPTLKTRRAKAAGKPKPQKLKCSYCDKSFTKNFDLQQHIRSHTGEKPFQCIACGRAFAQKSNVKKHMQTHKVWPPGRSGGTVSRNSVTVQVMALNPSRQEDEENTGLGQSLSGAPQPQALPAADEDEGDKLEAKQVVLIDSSYLCQFCPSKFSTYFQLKSHMTQHKNEQVYKCVVKSCAQTFPKLDTFLEHIKSHQEELSYRCHLCGKDFPSLYDLGVHQYSHSLLPQHSPKKDSAVYKCVKCVNKYSTPEALEHHLQTATHNFPCPHCQKVFPCERYLRRHLPTHGSGGRFKCQVCKKFFRREHYLKLHAHIHSGEKPYKCSVCESAFNRKDKLKRHMLIHEPFKKYKCPFSTHTGCSKEFNRPDKLKAHILSHSGMKLHKCALCSKSFSRRAHLAEHQRAHTGNYKFRCAGCAKGFSRHKYLKDHRCRLGPQKDKDLQARRPSRRRAAPRSGSSGGRKVVTPLPDPLGLEELKDAGAGSVSEAAPGKPPFSEPDAVLSIVVGGPVGGEPELVVPGHAESLGSNLALAELQAGAEGPCAMLAVPVYIQASE; the protein is encoded by the exons ATGGCGCAGACGATTTTCGAGGCCCTGGAGG gaATGGACAATCAGACTGTCCTGGCTGTCCAGTCACTGTTGGACGGCCAAGGAGCAGTCCCTGATCCAACAGGCCAGAGTGTCAATGCACCTCCTGCTATCCAGCCACTGG ACGATGAGGATGTCTTTCTCTGCGGAAAGTGTAAGAAGCAGTTCAACTCGCTGCCAGCATTTATGACCCACAAGCGGGAACAGTGCCAGGGGAATGCCCCGCCCCTGGCCACCGTCTCATTGGCCACCAACAGCATCTACACCCCTTCGGCAGCCCCTGCAGCTGTCCAGCAGGCCCCGCCTCCTGCCAATCGCCAG ATCTCCACGTACATTACCGTGCCCCCATCCCCGCTGATCCAGACCCTGGTGCAGGGGAACATCTTGGTGAGTGATGACGTGCTAATGTCTGCCATGTCGGCCTTCACGTCCTTGGACCAGCCCATGTCCCAGGGCCCCCCACCTGTGCAG AGCAGCCTGAACATGCATTCCGCACCAAGCTACCTCACCCAGCCTCCGCCACCTCCTCCACCCCCTCcgccactgcccccacccccaccaccccaacccccaccgcccccaccccagagccTGGGGCCCCCTGGGCGTCCCAACCCTGGCGGCAATGGCGTGGTGGAGGTGTACAGTGCCACAGCGCCCCTGGCTGGGAGTGGCACGGTGGAGATCCAGGCATTGGGAATGCAGCCTTACCCACCCCTGGAG GTGCCAAACCAGTGTGTGGAGGCTCCAGTATACCCCACCCCTCCAGTGTACAGCCCTGGCAAACAGGGATTCAAACCGAAAGGACCAAACCCGGCTGCCCCCATGACCAGCGCTACAGGGGGCACGGTGGCCACCTTTGACTCCCCACCAACACTGAAGACCCGCCGGGCCAAAG CTGCAGGGAAGCCCAAGCCTCAAAAACTCAAGTGCTCGTACTGTGACAAGTCATTCACCAAAAACTTCGACCTGCAGCAGCACATCCGAAG CCACACCggtgagaagcccttccagtgcATTGCATGTGGCCGTGCCTTTGCCCAGAAATCTAATGTCAAGAAACACATGCAGACTCATAAGGTGTGGCCTCCAGGGCGGAGTGGTGGCACTGTCTCTCGCAACTCTGTGACCGTACAGGTCATGGCCCTCAACCCCAGCAGGCAGGAGGATGAGGAAAACACAG GATTGGGCCAGTCCCTGTCAGGTGCCCCACAGCCCCAGGCCTTGCCTGCTGCAGATGAGGACGAAGGGGACAAACTAGAGGCCAAGCAGGTTGTCCTCATCGATAGCTCCTACCTGTGCCAGTTCTGCCCCAGCAAGTTTAGCACCTACTTCCAGCTCAAGTCCCACATGACCCAGCATAAGAATGAGCAG GTATACAAGTGTGTGGTCAAGAGCTGTGCGCAGACGTTCCCAAAGCTCGACACCTTTCTGGAGCATATCAAGAGCCACCAGGAGGAGCTGAGCTATCGCTGCCACCTCTGTGGCAAGGACTTCCCCTCGCTCTATGATCTGGGCGTGCACCAGTACTCCCACAGCCTCCTGCCGCAGCACAGCCCTAAGAAGGACAGCGCAGTCTACAA GTGTGTCAAATGTGTCAACAAATACTCAACCCCCGAGGCCCTGGAACACCACCTGCAGACCGCCACTCACAACTTCCCCTGCCCTCACTGCCAGAAG GTGTTTCCTTGTGAGCGCTACCTGCGGCGCCACCTGCCCACCCACGGCAGTGGCGGCAGGTTCAAGTGCCAGGTGTGCAAGAAGTTCTTCCGGCGGGAGCACTACCTCAAACTGCATGCTCACATCCACTCAG GTGAGAAGCCCTACAAATGCTCAGTGTGCGAGTCCGCATTCAACCGTAAGGACAAACTGAAGAGACACATGTTGATCCATGAGCCATTCAAGAAATACAAATGCCCCTTCTC GACACACACGGGCTGCAGTAAAGAGTTCAACCGGCCAGACAAGCTGAAGGCGCATATCCTCTCCCACTCTG GCATGAAGCTCCACAAGTGTGCCCTGTGCAGCAAGTCCTTCAGCCGCCGCGCCCACCTCGCGGAGCACCAGCGTGCCCACACCGGCAACTACAAGTTCCGCTGCGCCGGCTGTGCCAAGGGCTTTTCCCGACACAAATACCTCAAAGATCACCGCTGCCGCCTTGGCCCCCAGAAGGATAAGGACCTGCAAGCCCGGCGGCCCTCCCGGAGAAGGGCAGCACCCCGCAGTGGCAGCAGTGGCGGGCGTAAGGTGGTAACCCCCCTGCCTGACCCGCTGGGGCTGGAGGAGCTGAAGGACGCTGGGGCTGGGTCAGTGTCCGAGGCTGCCCCAGGCAAGCCGCCCTTCTCAGAGCCAGACGCAGTGCTGTCCATTGTGGTGGGTGGCCCAGTGGGGGGTGAACCGGAGCTGGTAGTGCCCGGGCATGCAGAGAGCCTGGGCTCCAACCTGGCGCTGGCAGAGCTGCAGGCCGGGGCCGAGGGCCCATGTGCCATGCTAGCTGTGCCTGTCTACATCCAGGCCTCAGAGTGA
- the ZNF341 gene encoding zinc finger protein 341 isoform X3, which produces MDNQTVLAVQSLLDGQGAVPDPTGQSVNAPPAIQPLDDEDVFLCGKCKKQFNSLPAFMTHKREQCQGNAPPLATVSLATNSIYTPSAAPAAVQQAPPPANRQISTYITVPPSPLIQTLVQGNILVSDDVLMSAMSAFTSLDQPMSQGPPPVQSSLNMHSAPSYLTQPPPPPPPPPPLPPPPPPQPPPPPPQSLGPPGRPNPGGNGVVEVYSATAPLAGSGTVEIQALGMQPYPPLEVPNQCVEAPVYPTPPVYSPGKQGFKPKGPNPAAPMTSATGGTVATFDSPPTLKTRRAKGASGLPEAAGKPKPQKLKCSYCDKSFTKNFDLQQHIRSHTGEKPFQCIACGRAFAQKSNVKKHMQTHKVWPPGRSGGTVSRNSVTVQVMALNPSRQEDEENTGLGQSLSGAPQPQALPAADEDEGDKLEAKQVVLIDSSYLCQFCPSKFSTYFQLKSHMTQHKNEQVYKCVVKSCAQTFPKLDTFLEHIKSHQEELSYRCHLCGKDFPSLYDLGVHQYSHSLLPQHSPKKDSAVYKCVKCVNKYSTPEALEHHLQTATHNFPCPHCQKVFPCERYLRRHLPTHGSGGRFKCQVCKKFFRREHYLKLHAHIHSGEKPYKCSVCESAFNRKDKLKRHMLIHEPFKKYKCPFSTHTGCSKEFNRPDKLKAHILSHSGMKLHKCALCSKSFSRRAHLAEHQRAHTGNYKFRCAGCAKGFSRHKYLKDHRCRLGPQKDKDLQARRPSRRRAAPRSGSSGGRKVVTPLPDPLGLEELKDAGAGSVSEAAPGKPPFSEPDAVLSIVVGGPVGGEPELVVPGHAESLGSNLALAELQAGAEGPCAMLAVPVYIQASE; this is translated from the exons ATGGACAATCAGACTGTCCTGGCTGTCCAGTCACTGTTGGACGGCCAAGGAGCAGTCCCTGATCCAACAGGCCAGAGTGTCAATGCACCTCCTGCTATCCAGCCACTGG ACGATGAGGATGTCTTTCTCTGCGGAAAGTGTAAGAAGCAGTTCAACTCGCTGCCAGCATTTATGACCCACAAGCGGGAACAGTGCCAGGGGAATGCCCCGCCCCTGGCCACCGTCTCATTGGCCACCAACAGCATCTACACCCCTTCGGCAGCCCCTGCAGCTGTCCAGCAGGCCCCGCCTCCTGCCAATCGCCAG ATCTCCACGTACATTACCGTGCCCCCATCCCCGCTGATCCAGACCCTGGTGCAGGGGAACATCTTGGTGAGTGATGACGTGCTAATGTCTGCCATGTCGGCCTTCACGTCCTTGGACCAGCCCATGTCCCAGGGCCCCCCACCTGTGCAG AGCAGCCTGAACATGCATTCCGCACCAAGCTACCTCACCCAGCCTCCGCCACCTCCTCCACCCCCTCcgccactgcccccacccccaccaccccaacccccaccgcccccaccccagagccTGGGGCCCCCTGGGCGTCCCAACCCTGGCGGCAATGGCGTGGTGGAGGTGTACAGTGCCACAGCGCCCCTGGCTGGGAGTGGCACGGTGGAGATCCAGGCATTGGGAATGCAGCCTTACCCACCCCTGGAG GTGCCAAACCAGTGTGTGGAGGCTCCAGTATACCCCACCCCTCCAGTGTACAGCCCTGGCAAACAGGGATTCAAACCGAAAGGACCAAACCCGGCTGCCCCCATGACCAGCGCTACAGGGGGCACGGTGGCCACCTTTGACTCCCCACCAACACTGAAGACCCGCCGGGCCAAAGGTGCCAGTGGACTCCCAGAAG CTGCAGGGAAGCCCAAGCCTCAAAAACTCAAGTGCTCGTACTGTGACAAGTCATTCACCAAAAACTTCGACCTGCAGCAGCACATCCGAAG CCACACCggtgagaagcccttccagtgcATTGCATGTGGCCGTGCCTTTGCCCAGAAATCTAATGTCAAGAAACACATGCAGACTCATAAGGTGTGGCCTCCAGGGCGGAGTGGTGGCACTGTCTCTCGCAACTCTGTGACCGTACAGGTCATGGCCCTCAACCCCAGCAGGCAGGAGGATGAGGAAAACACAG GATTGGGCCAGTCCCTGTCAGGTGCCCCACAGCCCCAGGCCTTGCCTGCTGCAGATGAGGACGAAGGGGACAAACTAGAGGCCAAGCAGGTTGTCCTCATCGATAGCTCCTACCTGTGCCAGTTCTGCCCCAGCAAGTTTAGCACCTACTTCCAGCTCAAGTCCCACATGACCCAGCATAAGAATGAGCAG GTATACAAGTGTGTGGTCAAGAGCTGTGCGCAGACGTTCCCAAAGCTCGACACCTTTCTGGAGCATATCAAGAGCCACCAGGAGGAGCTGAGCTATCGCTGCCACCTCTGTGGCAAGGACTTCCCCTCGCTCTATGATCTGGGCGTGCACCAGTACTCCCACAGCCTCCTGCCGCAGCACAGCCCTAAGAAGGACAGCGCAGTCTACAA GTGTGTCAAATGTGTCAACAAATACTCAACCCCCGAGGCCCTGGAACACCACCTGCAGACCGCCACTCACAACTTCCCCTGCCCTCACTGCCAGAAG GTGTTTCCTTGTGAGCGCTACCTGCGGCGCCACCTGCCCACCCACGGCAGTGGCGGCAGGTTCAAGTGCCAGGTGTGCAAGAAGTTCTTCCGGCGGGAGCACTACCTCAAACTGCATGCTCACATCCACTCAG GTGAGAAGCCCTACAAATGCTCAGTGTGCGAGTCCGCATTCAACCGTAAGGACAAACTGAAGAGACACATGTTGATCCATGAGCCATTCAAGAAATACAAATGCCCCTTCTC GACACACACGGGCTGCAGTAAAGAGTTCAACCGGCCAGACAAGCTGAAGGCGCATATCCTCTCCCACTCTG GCATGAAGCTCCACAAGTGTGCCCTGTGCAGCAAGTCCTTCAGCCGCCGCGCCCACCTCGCGGAGCACCAGCGTGCCCACACCGGCAACTACAAGTTCCGCTGCGCCGGCTGTGCCAAGGGCTTTTCCCGACACAAATACCTCAAAGATCACCGCTGCCGCCTTGGCCCCCAGAAGGATAAGGACCTGCAAGCCCGGCGGCCCTCCCGGAGAAGGGCAGCACCCCGCAGTGGCAGCAGTGGCGGGCGTAAGGTGGTAACCCCCCTGCCTGACCCGCTGGGGCTGGAGGAGCTGAAGGACGCTGGGGCTGGGTCAGTGTCCGAGGCTGCCCCAGGCAAGCCGCCCTTCTCAGAGCCAGACGCAGTGCTGTCCATTGTGGTGGGTGGCCCAGTGGGGGGTGAACCGGAGCTGGTAGTGCCCGGGCATGCAGAGAGCCTGGGCTCCAACCTGGCGCTGGCAGAGCTGCAGGCCGGGGCCGAGGGCCCATGTGCCATGCTAGCTGTGCCTGTCTACATCCAGGCCTCAGAGTGA